The Leopardus geoffroyi isolate Oge1 chromosome C1, O.geoffroyi_Oge1_pat1.0, whole genome shotgun sequence sequence TAAATTAGgccaaaaaaagtaaatgtaatggAAACCCATAGGTTTAAATAGAGCTAAAAATACACCAACCAAATGCAATTTGTGGACTTTATTTGGGTCCTGATCTTATCAgactgttaaaaaaagaatatttgtaagCAAATCAGGAAAACTTGAACAGTAACTGATATAAAGGAGCTGCCAATTTTTTCAGATGtgataatatttcatattttttaaaaattccttttaggAATATGTTTTGAAATGTAGATGAAATGATGTTGTGTTTGTTTCAAAATGATCTAGTTGAGAATGGGGATATAGGTGAAAGATTATTGTTCATGCATGATTTGATAATTAAAGCTAAGTCATTATACAATTCTCTCtaagtatgtttgaaattttgtttaataaaatttttttagaaattaacgAAATAATACATGTAATGGAAAAGATCAACCAAATAAATTGTGTCTTTGATAAAACTAATGAGTCAGGAATATAAGGTTCATGGTTATATAGTTCTTAAAAATTTCACATTATAACTACCAATTCCAATGCCATTCACAAGgcatatttcatctttttaaaaaaagttttgtttaatctttatttattttttgagagagagacaaaatatgaacaggggagaagcagaatctgaagcaggctccaggtcctgagctgtcagcacacagcccgacgtggggctcgaactcacgaaccatgagatcgtgacctgagccgaagtcggatgctcaaccgactgagccacccaggcgccccaaggcataTTTCATCTTAAAGataatatattgttaaaaatcgtgtttaattttgcttaactagtgcttctcaaacttgattAAGCACAgccatctttgtttttctcctttttttctaacttcaCATTGTGTTTGCCATCATAGTGAACAGTGTTCCTAAGTACTTGCTCAGGAAATTCTGACttctccagttttatttatttatttaacagaacTAGGTCTTGTACATCTTTGATAATATCTTGCTGTTTTCTATCTGTCTGGAATTCCCTCCTCCTTGAGTATATCTGCTTATAATGACCTGTGAAAAACTTTTGAGTGGTTCTGCTACTCAGTTACTTACAATTTTGAGGGTCCATAACtccctttttattatttcagtacTTTTTATAACTGCGTCACTTCTTGtgctattttgcatttatttgtttatgccTCTTTTCTATGGAACAATGAGCACTTTGAGGAtaagattatgtattttttttttttaaaaatttttttttttttttttttttcaacgtttatttatttttgggacagagagagacagagcatgaacgggggaggggcagagagagagggagacacagaagtggaaacaggctccaggctctgagccatcagcccagagcccgacgcggggctcgaactcacgaaccgcgagatcgtgacctggctgaagtcggacgcttaaccgactgcgccacccaggcgccccaagattatgtatttttttgaggtataattgatttAAGATTATGTTTTACTTGTCGTGATAGCCATAGAGTCTAGTACTGTTAATTAGTtggtatgtatttattaaatgtattttgaggTAGCTAGGTTCTGTCAGAAAAACTTGATGGATGGTCTGAAAGATGAATTACCATTAATAATGTttctttgcggggggggggggggaggtgtgcctgggtggctcagttggttaaatgtccaacttcagttcaggtcatgatcttgtggtctgtgagttcgaaccccgcatcgggcttggggtgacatcccagagcctggagcctgcttcagattctgtgttgccctctctctcttcccctctcccactcactctctgtctctctctgtctctcaaaaatgaataaacattaaaaaaaaataaaagtaatgattCTTTTGGGGGGCAGGATTTATCTTCTTTTGGTAGGATGTTAGaaactatattataaatgtaACTGATTTAAGTGAACTTTTACAATGCAACTCATGCAAGTTGGAAGCTTCACAGTATTGGTTgaaatatgtatatgcatttaaaagtttatggttttatttatttatttttatgtatttaatttatttttaattaatttatttttatttagttaatcagttaattaaattaaattaaatttattttttcaaaacatgtttATGAACCAAAATTAGTGGCACAGTGCTAACAGAATAATCTGTTTCTAATTCTAATCAGAAGAAAACCTATTTGATCTATTTTGTGAGGATACTTgaaatatgtttaataataaaGACAACCAGtgttctgtttttactttcatttgcatttatttgttgcATAATTTACTCTTGGctgtaagtttttgtttcttcagtttcttctgccatatatttttcttctgtgcaaCTTCCTCTTCTGGTTTAGGAACAATCTGCTCTTTTTCAGTAAGGATTGTCTCAATGTGGCAGGGAGAGCTTATGTATGGGTTAATCCGACCATGAGCACTGTAAGTTCTATGCCGCATTTTGGGGGCTTTGTTCACCTGGATGTGCTCAATGACCAGAGAATCTACATTTAAACCCTTAAGTTCAGCATTACTCTCTGCATTTTTAAGTATGTGCAGTAAAAATTCAGCACTCTTTTTGGGCCAGCGACTCTGTGTCCAGCCCCACTGTTTGGCCTGGGCACATCTACCAACTCCACCATTGTAGCGTTGGAATGGCACCCATTGCTTCTGCAAAGTGACAGCTTTCAGATACTTGGTGGCTTTTTGGATATGCATACCCTAGATGGCCTGGGCAGTTTCACATGTATTCTTGAAGTGAACACGAAGATTTGAACCTCTTGATTTGCATGAATTTGTGGGCTTTTCCAGGTCATGTGAATAGCTAACCATTTTCAGAGATCACCTTGGGCCACTTACAGGAAGAgcaaaagtttataattttaaaagttgaaagaatactACAACCCAAATATCCTTGCATGAAGGAAGTAAGGTATTCCCTTATTCTTACCTGTACTTACCCCTTAAGAACTAGGTGAAATTGTATgggtctcccttttttttcctaatttttttatgtttattttatttttgagagacagtgcaagtgggggagaggcagagagagaggggtacagaggatctgaagcgggctctgtgctgacaacagagagccctatgtggggcttgaactcataatggtgagatcatgacctgagccgaagttggatgcttaacgaactcagccacccagatgtccctgtatgggtcttttaattccctttcctACTAAAGCATCCCCACCGGAGAGTGGATCTTAAGATGTAATTTAAGTAATCGCATTTGTCTAGTGGTCACCCTATTGGAcagcacctctctctctcagtgtTTAAACCTCATGCTGTGGTAATGGGGAGCCATCGAAAGTATTTGaacaggagagaagaaatgaCTAGATTTAAATTTAACAAATCCCATTAGTAGCTGTGTATATGGAGGAGAAATTGAAGCTATAAAGACTAGTACATAGGGGGTGtatagctcagtggtagagcatttgactgcaaacACTAGTACATAACTACATAACAGCTCAAATGAAGGACTATCTTAAACAATGGGAGATGGTTGGACAAATGTTTGCAAAATCAAAGGtgattttgtaattatttcataACTACTTATTACATTGGATTATGACCAGCTTGATAGCACAGTCTGTATCTTAATGGTAACAAACATTTTGAGTAATTGCTAAATGGCAGGCATTGTTgaatgctttacatatattatctcatttagtgcCTTCAGTACTCTATGAGGTAGGAAATATTATAGATGAAGAATGGATCAGAGAGATGAAGTAAcctgcctaaagtcacacagcccaTAAATACAAAGATTTGATAGGAAAAGAATACAATTAAAATCATTAGGCAAGGGGCATCATGAGATATTTAAATGTGTTGCCCAGAATATTCCTGTTTTATGTGAGTTTCCTAGTTCTTGTCACATCG is a genomic window containing:
- the LOC123599337 gene encoding 60S ribosomal protein L17-like; translated protein: MHIQKATKYLKAVTLQKQWVPFQRYNGGVGRCAQAKQWGWTQSRWPKKSAEFLLHILKNAESNAELKGLNVDSLVIEHIQVNKAPKMRHRTYSAHGRINPYISSPCHIETILTEKEQIVPKPEEEVAQKKNIWQKKLKKQKLTAKSKLCNK